The following proteins are co-located in the Spinactinospora alkalitolerans genome:
- a CDS encoding AAA family ATPase: MNKATRADLDAVGKFLTAYYLGAPGLLHIGSKEDFAGKTFATDPNGINAAVAYVGERDAAGSQGIYARPTTLAHELQPGKRGGAADSRSFLGFWTDLDYAGPGHKDDGLPPDEETAHKVYAEAGLPAPTILVNSGGGLYHHVLLDEPCDIADVQAREEIKRLSRRWHTRIKAAAERLGWSYGTGVSDLARVLRIPGTVNRKPGVGRVATAEYSGEIYSLDRLRELLDEESGAPAPAEQAPAASPTPSHGDGPFDVLSQEAAWANLLEPHGWTYVGSDRDGAELWLRPGDATSAHSARAGYKGIPTFNVHSTSAGLPTVEEHGGHPLTMGRLFAHLNHGGDEHAAARDLRWAALDDPRATAAARRLPSPVLTAIRQTCHTNSDQAAMIADILPPPANAADVHSANARAAVEESPGAPITDRLSALRALLIDSDGLDGIPDPEPIIDRVLYRDSLAWVHGKPGHGKSFVSLDWAGCVATGRTWQQHTISHPGTVVYLVAEGVTGVRQRVRAWEDAAGTRMDGVKFLPVAVQLLSHIDRDAFVRLVAELAPVLVVIDTQARVTVGADENSAQDMGKLVAAADTIREATGACVLLVHHEARAGDTLRGSTALEGAATTLIRITKDGPTVRVDCTKQKDAEPFPPILLRLVFHGAGAVLQSHSGVGLAEELAGAERKLLDVMRDSFGTTGATGTQLRDASEASKSSFYRALNGLLKKGLLRNTGTDKSPFYTLPEGAAPRVVPSSPNQSRETAGDQSQVPLSLESGTGGTGAGRHLDATSDLGPSRKCRKCGNAFRSAESPDYCHDCRYPNRGAAA, from the coding sequence GTGAATAAGGCAACACGTGCCGACCTCGACGCCGTGGGTAAGTTCCTGACGGCCTACTACCTGGGCGCGCCCGGCCTGCTGCACATCGGCTCGAAAGAGGACTTCGCCGGAAAGACGTTCGCCACCGACCCCAATGGCATCAACGCCGCCGTGGCCTACGTGGGCGAACGCGACGCCGCCGGGTCGCAAGGGATCTATGCCCGCCCGACCACGCTCGCGCATGAGCTGCAACCCGGCAAGCGCGGCGGCGCCGCCGACTCCCGGTCGTTCCTGGGGTTCTGGACCGATCTAGACTATGCCGGCCCCGGCCACAAGGATGATGGCCTCCCACCCGACGAGGAGACCGCACACAAGGTCTATGCCGAAGCCGGCCTTCCCGCGCCCACAATCCTGGTCAACAGCGGCGGCGGGCTCTACCATCACGTTCTTCTCGATGAGCCCTGCGACATTGCCGACGTCCAGGCGCGCGAGGAAATCAAGAGGTTATCTCGGCGCTGGCATACCCGCATCAAGGCCGCAGCCGAGCGGCTCGGCTGGTCTTACGGCACCGGAGTGTCTGACCTGGCGCGTGTTCTGCGCATCCCCGGGACAGTCAACCGCAAGCCCGGCGTGGGGCGAGTGGCCACCGCGGAGTATTCCGGCGAGATCTACAGCCTTGACCGGTTGCGCGAGTTGCTCGACGAGGAATCCGGCGCGCCTGCTCCCGCGGAGCAGGCGCCCGCGGCCAGCCCGACGCCGTCCCATGGTGACGGCCCCTTTGATGTTCTCTCGCAAGAAGCCGCCTGGGCCAACCTGCTTGAACCGCACGGCTGGACCTACGTCGGCAGCGACCGCGACGGCGCCGAACTGTGGCTACGCCCCGGCGATGCAACCTCGGCGCACTCCGCGCGCGCCGGGTACAAGGGAATCCCCACATTCAACGTGCACTCAACCAGTGCCGGACTGCCCACCGTCGAGGAACACGGCGGGCACCCGCTCACCATGGGACGGCTGTTCGCTCACCTGAACCACGGCGGCGATGAACACGCCGCCGCCCGCGATCTGCGTTGGGCCGCCCTCGACGACCCGCGCGCCACCGCGGCCGCTCGGCGACTGCCGAGCCCGGTGCTCACCGCCATTCGGCAGACGTGCCACACGAACAGCGATCAAGCGGCAATGATCGCCGACATCTTGCCGCCTCCGGCAAACGCCGCTGATGTCCACTCGGCGAACGCCAGGGCCGCCGTCGAGGAATCGCCCGGCGCCCCCATCACGGACCGGTTGTCCGCGCTGCGCGCCCTCCTCATCGACTCCGATGGGCTCGATGGCATCCCCGACCCCGAACCGATCATCGACCGCGTTCTGTACCGGGACAGTCTCGCGTGGGTCCATGGGAAACCGGGACACGGCAAGAGCTTCGTCTCCCTCGACTGGGCCGGCTGCGTGGCCACCGGCCGCACATGGCAACAGCACACGATCAGCCACCCGGGCACGGTCGTCTACCTCGTCGCCGAAGGCGTCACCGGTGTGCGCCAGCGCGTGCGCGCATGGGAAGACGCGGCAGGCACGCGCATGGACGGCGTGAAGTTCCTGCCCGTCGCCGTCCAACTGCTGTCCCACATCGACCGGGACGCCTTTGTGCGGCTCGTCGCCGAGCTGGCGCCGGTCCTCGTCGTCATCGACACCCAGGCGCGCGTGACGGTCGGCGCCGACGAGAACAGCGCCCAGGACATGGGCAAGCTTGTCGCAGCCGCCGACACCATTCGGGAGGCCACCGGCGCATGCGTGCTGCTGGTCCACCACGAGGCGCGCGCCGGTGACACGCTGCGCGGATCCACCGCATTGGAAGGCGCGGCGACGACGCTTATCCGCATCACCAAGGACGGCCCGACCGTGCGCGTGGACTGCACCAAGCAGAAGGACGCCGAACCGTTTCCGCCGATCCTGCTCCGCTTGGTCTTCCACGGTGCCGGCGCGGTTCTCCAGTCCCATTCGGGCGTGGGACTCGCCGAAGAACTGGCCGGTGCCGAGCGGAAGCTTCTCGACGTCATGCGGGACTCGTTTGGGACTACCGGGGCGACGGGGACGCAGCTCCGCGACGCTTCCGAGGCCTCCAAGTCGAGCTTCTACCGCGCGCTTAACGGCCTGCTCAAAAAGGGTTTGCTGCGCAACACAGGGACCGATAAGAGCCCGTTCTACACGCTGCCCGAAGGGGCGGCACCGAGGGTAGTCCCATCCAGTCCCAATCAGTCCCGTGAGACAGCCGGAGACCAGTCCCAAGTCCCACTCTCTTTAGAGAGTGGGACTGGTGGGACCGGGGCCGGTCGGCACCTCGACGCGACATCCGATCTCGGCCCGTCGCGCAAATGCCGGAAGTGCGGCAACGCCTTCCGCTCGGCCGAGTCTCCCGACTACTGCCACGACTGCCGATACCCCAACCGCGGAGCCGCCGCATGA
- a CDS encoding helix-turn-helix domain-containing protein, whose protein sequence is MSQDEWGAAVARVVGREVQRYRKRQGLSAEQLAQKCTAAGLPMKRPVLANLEIGRRPTVSLVELLVLGKVLGVPPLLLIFPVGREEMTEVLPGREIPTWQAAKWFTGEEAFPTRASDEWVVSHEDHAAWEKGGEPLDRFRWNDRYFADLRGARGRATGQRKAAETAKTDAERDAMLSAAKAEDHLAKQIEANIRRNRQGMREAGLTPGKLRPESAHIDPEGDE, encoded by the coding sequence ATGTCACAAGATGAGTGGGGTGCTGCGGTAGCGCGCGTAGTAGGCCGAGAGGTTCAGCGGTATCGGAAGCGGCAGGGGCTTAGCGCTGAACAGCTCGCGCAGAAGTGCACCGCTGCTGGCCTTCCCATGAAACGCCCAGTCCTGGCCAACTTGGAGATTGGGCGCCGTCCCACGGTGAGCCTGGTGGAGCTGCTAGTACTCGGCAAGGTCCTGGGAGTGCCCCCACTGCTGTTGATCTTCCCCGTCGGCCGTGAGGAGATGACCGAGGTCCTTCCTGGTCGTGAGATCCCTACCTGGCAAGCCGCTAAGTGGTTTACCGGTGAAGAGGCGTTCCCGACCAGAGCATCGGACGAATGGGTGGTGTCTCACGAGGACCATGCGGCCTGGGAGAAGGGCGGCGAACCTCTCGACCGCTTCCGTTGGAACGATCGCTACTTCGCTGATCTAAGAGGAGCTAGGGGGCGCGCGACCGGCCAGCGCAAGGCCGCTGAGACGGCTAAGACCGATGCCGAACGTGACGCCATGCTCAGTGCAGCCAAAGCTGAAGACCATCTCGCGAAGCAGATCGAAGCCAACATTCGCCGCAATCGACAGGGCATGCGCGAGGCCGGGCTAACCCCCGGCAAGCTTCGCCCGGAGTCGGCGCACATCGACCCGGAGGGCGATGAATGA
- a CDS encoding helix-turn-helix domain-containing protein — MTDGTPDPFEVSLSFGQRLKLLRTRRGMTREVLAGLTGKSASWVKAVESGRLGMPKLSILLRLAEALRARNLSELTGQQSIPVDMFTGPGHERLPAVRAAVNAFPALTQRPAPPVAHLRARLDQAWAARHSAPNHREVLGLLLPGLITDAQLAAHQADSGRQRRAAQAVLAEVYALAQFFIAYQPAQDLLWRVAERGMVAAQDSGDAHAIGVASWLMAQAHRDAGDWDAADVVTSQTVRVLAPMLPDGPDDVLAIWGALQFEAGYTAARRGELGNAWGHWDTANDAAQRLPAAYYHPVTSFSRAIMGAHAVTVAVELRAGGESVRQAEHAPDSAIPSRPRRARHQIEQARAYHLDAQPDAALAVLDAAHDAAPETIKYNGYARRILLEELDARQSQRRQRATALADKVGLLT, encoded by the coding sequence ATGACCGATGGTACTCCGGACCCGTTCGAGGTGTCGCTGTCCTTTGGGCAGCGGCTGAAGCTGCTGCGGACCCGGCGCGGCATGACCCGTGAGGTTCTCGCCGGTCTGACCGGCAAGTCCGCGTCATGGGTCAAGGCGGTGGAGTCGGGCCGGTTGGGTATGCCGAAGCTGTCCATCCTGCTGCGCCTGGCCGAAGCGCTGCGGGCACGCAACCTCTCTGAGCTGACCGGGCAGCAGTCGATCCCGGTGGACATGTTCACCGGCCCCGGGCATGAGCGGCTGCCCGCCGTGCGCGCCGCGGTCAACGCCTTCCCCGCGCTGACGCAGCGGCCGGCCCCGCCGGTGGCGCACCTGCGCGCGCGTCTTGACCAGGCGTGGGCGGCACGGCACTCCGCACCCAACCACCGTGAGGTCCTGGGGCTGCTGCTGCCGGGGCTGATCACCGATGCGCAGCTGGCCGCGCACCAGGCCGACAGCGGGCGACAGCGCCGCGCCGCCCAGGCGGTGTTGGCCGAGGTCTACGCGCTGGCCCAGTTCTTCATTGCCTACCAGCCCGCGCAAGATCTGCTGTGGCGGGTGGCCGAGCGTGGCATGGTCGCCGCTCAGGACTCCGGCGACGCCCACGCGATCGGGGTCGCTTCCTGGCTGATGGCCCAGGCGCACCGGGATGCCGGCGACTGGGACGCTGCCGACGTCGTGACCTCCCAGACGGTGCGCGTGCTGGCGCCGATGCTGCCGGACGGCCCCGATGACGTGCTGGCGATCTGGGGTGCGTTGCAGTTCGAGGCCGGCTACACCGCGGCGCGCCGCGGGGAACTCGGCAACGCCTGGGGGCACTGGGACACCGCCAACGACGCAGCGCAGCGCCTACCCGCGGCCTACTACCACCCGGTGACGTCGTTCTCGCGCGCGATCATGGGCGCCCACGCGGTCACCGTGGCCGTGGAGCTGCGCGCCGGTGGCGAGTCCGTGCGCCAGGCCGAGCACGCCCCGGACAGCGCGATCCCATCGCGGCCGCGCCGCGCGCGCCACCAGATCGAACAGGCGCGCGCCTACCACCTCGACGCCCAACCGGATGCGGCGCTGGCGGTGCTCGACGCAGCGCACGACGCAGCGCCGGAAACGATCAAGTACAACGGGTACGCGCGCCGGATCCTCCTTGAAGAGCTCGACGCCCGGCAGAGCCAGCGCCGACAGCGCGCCACCGCCCTGGCCGACAAGGTCGGCCTACTGACCTAG
- the tcuA gene encoding FAD-dependent tricarballylate dehydrogenase TcuA has translation MPHSRTPADGERYDVVVVGGGNAAFSAAHSARENGASVLVLEKAPEAEAGGNSYYTAGAFRLAHGGLADVRPLLDDPCDERLDSTRLPAYPVSAFTADMERVTDGRNDPEMTRVMVDDSAATVRWLLEKGLRWELLYQRQTYLEDGVWVFFGGLALGTVGGGKGLVAQHTEAARASGVEIRYGARVTDLLREGPAVTGVAVRGEDGEERRIAAGAVVLAAGGFESSADLRRKHLGEGWERALVRGTPLNTGEVLGLALAHGAAPHGDWSSCHSVQWDAGAPPEGGERDLTNGLTRQSYPVGIVVNQDGERFIDEGADYRNYTYAKYGRKVLRQPGGRAFQIFDAKTRPLLRAHEYDNDAITGATADSLEELAAELGIDPGGLTRTVERFNASVHGPEFTPSVKDGRAAHVRPPKSNWALQVDSPPYYGYAVACGITFTFGGLRIAPGSAGVIDTAGAPIPGLYAAGEIVGGLFSGNYPGGSGLIAGAVFGRRAGAAAGAAARRG, from the coding sequence ATGCCCCACAGCAGGACCCCCGCCGACGGGGAGCGTTACGACGTGGTCGTCGTCGGCGGCGGCAACGCCGCCTTTTCGGCGGCCCACTCCGCCAGGGAGAACGGGGCCTCCGTGCTCGTTCTCGAGAAGGCCCCCGAAGCCGAGGCCGGCGGCAACTCCTACTACACGGCCGGTGCGTTCCGGCTGGCCCACGGCGGGCTCGCCGACGTGCGGCCACTGCTGGACGACCCCTGCGACGAGCGACTCGACTCCACACGCCTGCCCGCCTACCCGGTCTCCGCCTTCACCGCCGACATGGAGCGCGTCACCGATGGGCGCAACGATCCGGAGATGACCCGCGTGATGGTCGACGACAGCGCGGCGACCGTGCGCTGGCTCCTGGAGAAGGGTCTGCGCTGGGAGCTGCTCTACCAGCGCCAGACCTACCTGGAGGACGGCGTCTGGGTCTTTTTCGGCGGACTCGCCCTGGGCACCGTTGGCGGCGGCAAGGGCCTGGTCGCCCAGCACACCGAGGCGGCGCGGGCGAGCGGCGTCGAGATCCGCTACGGCGCCCGGGTGACCGACCTGCTGCGCGAGGGCCCGGCGGTCACGGGGGTCGCGGTGCGCGGGGAGGACGGCGAGGAGCGGCGGATCGCGGCCGGAGCCGTGGTGCTGGCCGCCGGCGGCTTCGAGTCCAGTGCCGACCTGCGCCGCAAGCACCTCGGCGAGGGCTGGGAACGCGCGCTCGTGCGCGGAACCCCGCTCAACACCGGGGAGGTGCTGGGACTGGCCTTGGCTCACGGCGCCGCCCCGCACGGCGACTGGTCCTCCTGCCACAGCGTGCAGTGGGACGCGGGCGCCCCGCCCGAAGGCGGCGAGCGCGACCTGACCAACGGGCTGACCCGGCAGAGCTACCCGGTGGGCATCGTGGTCAACCAGGACGGGGAGCGCTTCATCGATGAGGGGGCCGACTACCGCAACTACACCTACGCCAAGTACGGGCGGAAGGTGCTGCGCCAGCCCGGCGGCCGCGCCTTCCAGATCTTCGACGCCAAGACCCGCCCGCTGCTGCGCGCGCACGAGTACGACAACGACGCCATCACCGGCGCCACCGCCGACTCGCTGGAGGAGCTCGCCGCGGAGCTGGGCATCGACCCCGGCGGGCTGACCCGTACGGTGGAGCGCTTCAACGCCTCGGTCCACGGCCCCGAGTTCACCCCCTCCGTCAAGGACGGCCGGGCCGCGCACGTGCGGCCGCCCAAGTCCAACTGGGCGCTCCAGGTCGACTCCCCGCCCTACTACGGCTACGCGGTGGCCTGCGGGATCACTTTCACCTTCGGCGGGCTGCGGATCGCCCCCGGCTCCGCCGGCGTCATCGACACGGCGGGCGCGCCGATTCCAGGGCTGTACGCGGCCGGTGAGATCGTCGGCGGGCTGTTCTCGGGCAACTATCCGGGCGGTTCCGGCCTGATCGCCGGCGCCGTGTTCGGCCGCCGCGCCGGAGCCGCCGCGGGCGCGGCGGCTCGGCGGGGCTGA
- a CDS encoding tripartite tricarboxylate transporter permease yields the protein MIDAALSALAGLLDPAMLATLAIGVLAGLVMGMIPGLGGTGAMAVLLPFVFLLETQQALALVIGAAAVIHTSDTISTVLLGIPGSASSSVTLLDGHTMAKKGQASRALSIAFVSSAAGGLIGALGLTVSIVAARPLVLLFGSPELFMLTVLGISLASLLSRGNIAKGLLAACFGLLLGQVGAAPTSAEYRYTFDSLFLAEGLDLVAVALGVFGLAEIMALIARRTSIADGVALTGGWGQGVRDVLRYWGHVLRGALVGVWAGILPGVGATAGSWLAYGQAVATSKDKRRFGKGDPRGIAAPESANNSISAGDLIPTLLFGIPGSAAAALLLGALLVFGVEPGPSLISEDLDLVYTIVWSFAAAAVLGAVLCFLLAGPLARLSFVRFPILAAGLIVIMFISAFQAAQEFGVLQIMLMLGIIGWFMKMCDYPRAPFLIGFVLSVPLERYYFLTDSLYTPAEWMSRPAVLVMAGLLAAPLLYKGAMWASRRRNAHAPADERVPASVGGGGGDGTSADGSGAGQETGGENAEHGEADHEAGQDTGLFEGTAWPAATAALFVALFGAGLLLSQAYSPSARLVPQLVCTAGLLLALVVTGREVYRLRASPASGSRWRGELGWTAYAFGWLCLFLAITYLVGAVLAAAVFVPVFLRAVARLRYPAIAVYTVAVMALLLVLQFVAGMALPQGWFMPGFLL from the coding sequence ATGATCGACGCAGCCCTGTCCGCACTAGCCGGACTCCTCGACCCCGCCATGCTCGCCACCCTGGCCATCGGCGTCCTCGCCGGCCTGGTCATGGGCATGATCCCCGGCCTGGGCGGCACCGGTGCCATGGCGGTCCTGCTCCCGTTCGTCTTCCTCCTGGAGACCCAGCAGGCCCTGGCGCTGGTGATCGGCGCCGCCGCGGTCATCCACACCTCCGACACCATCAGCACGGTCCTACTCGGCATACCGGGCTCGGCCTCGTCCAGCGTCACCCTCCTTGACGGCCACACCATGGCGAAGAAGGGCCAGGCCTCCCGCGCGCTGTCGATCGCGTTCGTGTCCTCGGCCGCCGGCGGCCTCATCGGTGCGCTCGGCCTCACCGTCTCGATCGTCGCGGCGCGGCCACTGGTCCTGCTGTTCGGCTCGCCCGAGCTGTTCATGCTGACGGTGCTCGGCATCTCCCTGGCCTCGCTGCTGTCCCGCGGCAACATCGCCAAGGGCCTCCTGGCCGCCTGCTTCGGTCTGCTGCTGGGCCAGGTCGGCGCGGCGCCCACCTCAGCCGAATACCGCTACACCTTCGACTCGCTGTTCCTCGCCGAAGGGCTGGATCTGGTCGCGGTCGCGCTGGGGGTGTTCGGCCTCGCCGAGATCATGGCGCTGATCGCGCGCAGGACCAGCATCGCCGACGGTGTCGCGCTCACCGGCGGCTGGGGCCAGGGCGTGCGCGACGTGCTGCGGTACTGGGGTCACGTGTTGCGCGGCGCCCTCGTCGGCGTGTGGGCCGGCATCCTCCCTGGAGTCGGCGCGACGGCGGGCAGTTGGCTGGCCTACGGGCAGGCCGTGGCCACCTCCAAGGACAAGCGGCGGTTCGGCAAGGGCGACCCGCGGGGCATCGCGGCCCCCGAGAGCGCCAACAACTCCATCTCGGCCGGAGACCTGATCCCGACGCTGCTGTTCGGCATCCCCGGCAGCGCGGCGGCGGCCCTTCTGCTGGGGGCCCTGCTCGTATTCGGCGTCGAGCCCGGCCCCTCGCTGATCAGCGAAGACCTCGATCTCGTCTACACCATCGTGTGGTCGTTCGCGGCGGCGGCCGTGCTCGGCGCCGTGCTGTGCTTCCTGCTGGCCGGCCCACTCGCCCGGCTCAGCTTCGTGCGCTTCCCGATCCTCGCGGCCGGGCTGATCGTCATCATGTTCATCAGCGCGTTCCAGGCCGCGCAAGAGTTCGGCGTCCTGCAGATCATGCTCATGCTGGGGATCATCGGGTGGTTCATGAAGATGTGCGACTACCCTCGAGCGCCGTTCCTCATCGGGTTCGTCCTCAGCGTCCCGCTGGAGCGCTACTACTTCCTCACCGACAGCCTCTACACCCCGGCCGAGTGGATGAGCCGACCGGCGGTCCTGGTGATGGCCGGGCTTCTGGCCGCGCCGCTGCTGTACAAGGGCGCCATGTGGGCCTCGCGGCGCCGCAACGCGCACGCTCCGGCCGACGAGCGCGTCCCCGCCTCCGTCGGCGGCGGTGGCGGTGACGGCACCTCCGCCGACGGCTCCGGCGCGGGTCAGGAGACCGGCGGGGAGAACGCGGAGCACGGCGAGGCGGACCACGAGGCCGGGCAGGACACCGGACTGTTCGAGGGGACCGCCTGGCCGGCCGCGACCGCGGCCCTGTTCGTCGCGCTCTTCGGCGCCGGCCTGCTGCTGAGCCAGGCCTACAGCCCCTCCGCCCGCCTCGTGCCCCAACTGGTGTGCACCGCCGGACTGCTGCTGGCGCTGGTGGTAACCGGACGCGAGGTTTACCGCCTGCGCGCCTCGCCCGCCTCAGGCTCAAGATGGCGCGGCGAGCTCGGGTGGACGGCCTACGCGTTCGGCTGGCTCTGCCTGTTCCTCGCGATCACCTACCTGGTCGGCGCGGTGCTCGCGGCGGCGGTGTTCGTCCCGGTGTTCCTGCGCGCCGTCGCCCGGCTCCGGTATCCGGCGATCGCCGTGTACACGGTCGCGGTCATGGCGCTGCTGCTGGTACTGCAGTTCGTCGCGGGCATGGCTCTGCCGCAGGGCTGGTTCATGCCCGGGTTCCTGCTGTGA
- a CDS encoding DUF2637 domain-containing protein, translated as MSSDSKTVPWVAFVAGAAVSIGANVLHATNGPGPMDAGRVAAAAWAPVALLLVAEMVTRSRQRGSRWIVALRWVGTAIVAGVAAVVSYGHMRDLLISYGEDPLVAYLLPLSVDGLVLVASIAIAGGSEQRQDDGRAAAGPAVVEPAEPESTVTAAAVEQAAEPAPEPAPATALTVGLDEATERVIPVAAAADPAAARRRQRRQSRRQEPARLSAEEAAARAAELIAAADSAGREITGSEIGAECQRSQSWGRTVLREHRQNQRPDPAEVDGSAAELPLVGANR; from the coding sequence ATGAGCAGCGACAGCAAGACCGTTCCCTGGGTGGCGTTCGTCGCGGGTGCTGCCGTCAGCATCGGCGCCAACGTGCTGCACGCGACTAACGGCCCCGGGCCGATGGATGCGGGCCGGGTTGCTGCGGCAGCGTGGGCGCCAGTGGCGCTGCTGCTGGTGGCCGAGATGGTCACCCGGTCGCGGCAGCGCGGTAGCCGTTGGATTGTGGCGCTGCGGTGGGTCGGTACCGCGATTGTGGCCGGGGTCGCCGCGGTGGTGTCCTACGGCCACATGCGGGACCTGCTGATCTCCTACGGCGAAGACCCGTTGGTGGCCTACCTGCTGCCGCTATCCGTTGACGGCCTGGTCCTGGTGGCCAGCATCGCCATTGCGGGCGGCAGCGAGCAGCGGCAGGACGACGGCCGCGCGGCGGCAGGACCAGCGGTAGTCGAACCGGCAGAGCCGGAGAGCACCGTCACCGCTGCCGCTGTGGAGCAGGCGGCAGAACCGGCCCCGGAACCGGCGCCCGCTACCGCGCTGACGGTCGGCCTCGACGAGGCGACCGAGCGCGTGATCCCCGTGGCTGCTGCCGCTGATCCTGCCGCGGCGCGCAGGCGGCAGCGGCGGCAGAGCAGGCGCCAGGAACCGGCGCGGCTGTCGGCCGAGGAGGCGGCAGCGCGCGCGGCCGAGCTGATCGCTGCTGCCGACAGCGCCGGGCGCGAGATCACCGGCAGCGAGATCGGCGCCGAATGCCAGCGCTCGCAGTCCTGGGGCCGCACGGTGCTGCGCGAGCACCGGCAGAACCAGCGCCCCGACCCCGCCGAGGTCGACGGTAGCGCGGCCGAGCTGCCGCTCGTCGGGGCGAATCGGTAG
- a CDS encoding helix-turn-helix domain-containing protein yields the protein MSTGPRHQDLSALLRADGSVVVPAEVAGEVLRALMRDTTVRVRADGGEVSNGLRTLLYALHNAAEHPRHDPPGSGSGSATAAPGNVVSVTEAAALLECSPRWVRHLISTGRLSARRAGARCWLVDHTSLDAYRKGTHGQDI from the coding sequence ATGTCCACTGGACCGCGACACCAGGACCTGTCCGCGCTGCTGCGCGCGGACGGGTCCGTCGTCGTTCCGGCCGAGGTCGCCGGCGAAGTCCTGCGCGCGCTCATGCGCGACACCACCGTGCGCGTGCGCGCCGACGGCGGCGAAGTGTCCAACGGCCTGCGAACGCTGCTGTACGCGCTCCACAACGCCGCCGAACACCCCCGCCACGACCCGCCCGGTTCCGGTAGCGGAAGCGCCACCGCGGCGCCCGGCAACGTGGTGAGCGTGACCGAAGCCGCCGCGCTGCTGGAGTGCTCCCCCCGATGGGTGCGCCATCTGATCAGCACCGGCCGACTCTCGGCACGCAGAGCCGGCGCCCGCTGCTGGCTCGTCGACCACACCAGCCTCGACGCCTACCGGAAGGGAACCCATGGCCAAGACATCTGA
- a CDS encoding alpha/beta fold hydrolase, which yields MGDWQLNNTYRSSSGMVRWDRFGNPDGEAVVLLHGTPFSSFIWRGIARALARHHRVHVWDMPGYGLSEKSEDQDLSLAALGGVFAELLEHWRLTRPLVAAHDSGGAIALGAHLLHDAHYRRLALVDAVSLAPWGSPFSRLVGEHAAVFDRLPPPLHGALVREYVNSASGPGLHPATLDALIEPWLADGGQAAFYRQITARLDDQRYTDAMQDRYDTITIPVMVCWGEDDTWVPVERGRELASRIPGARLHTIPGAGHLVHEDGPAELAAALLAFLHDLD from the coding sequence ATGGGAGATTGGCAGCTGAACAACACCTACCGCAGCTCCTCGGGCATGGTCCGCTGGGACCGCTTCGGCAATCCGGACGGAGAGGCCGTCGTGCTGCTGCACGGCACGCCGTTCTCCTCGTTCATCTGGCGCGGCATCGCCCGCGCACTGGCACGCCACCACCGGGTCCATGTGTGGGACATGCCCGGCTACGGGCTCTCGGAGAAGTCCGAGGACCAAGACCTCTCCCTGGCCGCGCTGGGCGGGGTCTTCGCCGAGCTTCTGGAGCACTGGAGACTGACCCGCCCCCTGGTGGCGGCCCATGACTCCGGCGGGGCTATCGCGCTGGGCGCCCATCTGCTGCACGACGCGCACTACCGCCGGCTTGCCCTGGTCGACGCCGTCTCCCTGGCTCCCTGGGGGAGTCCGTTCTCCCGGCTGGTCGGCGAGCATGCCGCGGTGTTCGACCGACTCCCGCCCCCGTTGCACGGCGCCTTGGTGCGTGAGTACGTGAACTCGGCCAGCGGCCCCGGGCTGCACCCGGCCACCCTTGATGCGCTGATCGAGCCATGGCTCGCCGACGGCGGGCAGGCGGCCTTCTACCGCCAGATCACCGCACGCCTTGATGACCAGCGCTACACCGACGCGATGCAGGACAGATACGACACGATCACCATCCCCGTCATGGTCTGCTGGGGCGAGGACGACACCTGGGTTCCGGTGGAGCGGGGCCGTGAGCTCGCCTCCCGCATCCCCGGTGCGCGGCTCCACACCATCCCCGGAGCCGGCCACCTTGTGCATGAGGACGGCCCCGCCGAGCTCGCCGCGGCGCTGCTCGCCTTCCTGCACGACCTGGATTGA